A genomic region of Papaver somniferum cultivar HN1 chromosome 7, ASM357369v1, whole genome shotgun sequence contains the following coding sequences:
- the LOC113297343 gene encoding phosphoacetylglucosamine mutase-like — protein sequence MDEHQKGMLLECASKYPVPKGVKISYGTAGFRADASILSSTVFRVGILAALRSLKTKSVIGLMITASHNQISDNGVKIADPSGGMLTQDWEPFADLLANAPDPQNLVKLISEFAKKENISFGGVYSAEVLLGRDTRPSGESLLEAARHGINSVVGAVATDMGILTTPQLHWMVRYRNKGKSSLESDYFTQLSNAFRCLMNYIPREMTTSEMDELIVDGANGVGGEKLEVVKKTLSSLVIQIRNSGREGEGVLNQGVGADFVQKEKIVPSGFGQIDVGKRCASLDGDADRFVYFHVLPGSNNKIELVDGDKILSLFALFIKQQLAILNKEDGHQVHLGIVQTAYANGASTDYLKKLGLEVALTPTGVKYLHEKACEYDIGIYFEANGHGTILFSASFLSWLENRNKEIASSSDGLEQQLSVKRLLAVSELINQAVGDALSGVLLVEVILRHMGWSIQRWNELYQDLPSRQLKVKVMDRTAVVTANAETGVVKPTGLQEAINCEVAKYTMRRSFVRPSGTEDVIRVYAEASTQEEADNLAKSVAQHVDHFLGFGSS from the exons ATGGATGAACATCAAAAAGGAATGCTGTTAGAATGTGCATCAAAATATCCAGTTCCAAAGGGTGTGAAGATATCATATGGAACTGCTGGATTTAGAGCAGATGCATCAATTTTATCATCAACTGTATTTAGAGTTGGGATATTAGCAGCTCTGAGATCATTGAAAACTAAATCTGTAATTGGATTGATGATTACTGCTTCACATAATCAGATTTCAGATAATGGTGTTAAAATTGCTGATCCAAGTGGTGGTATGTTGACACAAGATTGGGAACCTTTTGCTGATTTACTTGCTAATGCTCCTGATCCACAAAATCTTGTTAAG TTGATCTCAGAGTTCGCAAAGAAAGAGAACATTTCCTTTGGAGGAGTTTATTCTGCAGAGGTTCTCTTGGGAAGAGACACAAGACCAAGTGGTGAATCTCTTCTTGAAGCTGCAAGACAT GGAATTAATTCTGTAGTTGGCGCAGTAGCAACTGATATGGGAATTCTTACTACACCACAACTCCATTGGATGGTTCGCTATAGAAATAAGGGCAAAAGTTCGTTAGAATCTGATTATTTCACACAACTCTCCAACGCTTTTAG GTGCCTAATGAATTATATACCCAGGGAAATGACCACATCTGAAATGGATGAATTGATTGTAGACGGAGCTAATGGAGTAGGTGGAGAAAAACTCGAAGTGGTCAAAAAAACTTTGAGCAGTTTGGTGATTCAGATCCGTAATTCGGGTAGGGAAGGAGAAGGTGTTCTAAACCAAGGAGTTGGTGCTGATTTCGTGCAGAAGGAGAAGATTGTACCATCTGGATTTGGTCAGATTGATGTGGGAAAGAG GTGTGCCAGTTTAGATGGAGATGCTGATCGGTTTGTTTATTTCCACGTGCTACCTGGGAGTAACAACAAGATTGAACTTGTTGATGGAGATAAGATACTATCACTTTTTGCTTTATTCATCAAGCAGCAATTGGCTATTTTAAACAAGGAAGATGGTCATCAGGTACACCTTGGCATTGTTCAGACAGCCTATGCAAATGGGGCATCCACAGATTACCTTAAGAAGTTGGGTCTAGAAGTTGCACTTACCCCAACAGGTGTGAAATATTTGCATGAGAAGGCTTGCGAGTATGATATCGgaatatattttgaagcaaatggaCATGGAACAATCTTGTTCTCTGCAAGTTTCTTATCTTGGTTGGAAAATAGAAATAAAGAGATTGCTTCTTCATCTGATG GTTTAGAACAGCAACTTTCTGTTAAGAGGCTATTGGCAGTTAGTGAATTGATCAATCAGGCAGTTGGGGATGCTTTGAGTGGGGTGCTTCTGGTGGAGGTCATCTTACGGCATATGGGATGGTCCATCCAGAGGTGGAATGAGCTTTATCAGGACCTACCCAGTAGGCAACTTAAG GTTAAAGTCATGGACAGAACTGCGGTTGTTACAGCAAATGCAGAAACTGGGGTAGTGAAACCTACAGGTCTTCAAGAAGCAATAAACTGTGAAGTTG CTAAGTACACTATGAGAAGATCATTTGTACGGCCATCAGGTACTGAGGACGTCATACGTGTATATGCAGAGGCATcaacacaagaagaagctgataaCTTGGCTAAATCTGTTGCCCAGCATGTGGATCATTTTCTTGGATTTGGCAGCAGCTAA